A genomic window from Halorubrum lacusprofundi ATCC 49239 includes:
- a CDS encoding CTP synthase, which yields MPTDPDTGYDPSLGRKFVFVTGGVMSGLGKGITAASTGRLLANAGFDVTAVKVDPYLNVDAGTMNPYEHGEVYVLKDGGEVDLDLGNYERFLGTDMTFDHNVTTGKTYQHVIERERAGDYLGKTVQIIPHVTDDIKRRIREAAEGSDVCLIEIGGTVGDIESMPFLEALRQFAHEEDDEDILFTHVTLVPYSKNGEQKTKPTQHSVKELRSIGLQPDILVGRSEDRLDPETKEKIALFCDVPTDAVFSNPDVKDIYHVPLMVEDEGLDEYVMERLGLADEALPKAERSTEWRELVTRDRDKEIDVALVGKYALEDAYMSIHEALKHAGIHTETEVNVLWVDADETTDRHEERLASADAVVVPGGFGSRGTDGKIEAIRYARENDVPFLGLCLGFQMAVVEHARNVLGLEGAHSAEIDPDTPHPVIDLLPDQYETEDMGGTMRLGAHKTDIEPGTLAARVYDADSCTERHRHRYEVNPEYIDRLEAGGLTFSGRADNRMEILERADHPFFLGTQAHPEFRSRPDRASPPFVALVEAALGSTDTTERNADVRL from the coding sequence ATGCCAACGGATCCCGACACAGGGTACGACCCGTCGCTGGGTCGGAAGTTCGTGTTCGTCACAGGCGGGGTGATGTCCGGACTGGGTAAGGGCATCACCGCCGCCAGCACCGGGCGTCTTCTCGCGAACGCGGGCTTCGACGTCACCGCCGTCAAGGTGGACCCCTATCTCAACGTCGACGCCGGAACGATGAACCCGTACGAACACGGCGAGGTGTACGTCCTCAAGGACGGCGGCGAGGTCGACCTCGACTTGGGCAACTACGAGCGCTTCCTCGGCACCGACATGACGTTCGACCACAACGTCACCACGGGGAAGACCTACCAGCACGTCATCGAGCGCGAGCGCGCCGGCGACTACCTCGGCAAGACCGTCCAGATCATCCCGCACGTCACCGACGACATCAAGCGGCGCATCCGGGAGGCCGCCGAGGGCTCCGACGTCTGTCTGATCGAGATCGGTGGGACGGTCGGCGACATCGAGTCGATGCCCTTCCTCGAAGCCCTCCGCCAGTTCGCCCACGAGGAGGACGACGAGGATATCCTCTTTACCCACGTCACGCTCGTCCCCTACTCGAAGAACGGCGAGCAGAAGACGAAGCCGACCCAGCACTCGGTGAAGGAGCTGCGCTCGATCGGGCTCCAGCCCGACATTCTGGTCGGGCGCTCCGAGGACCGGCTGGACCCGGAGACGAAAGAGAAAATCGCCCTGTTCTGTGACGTGCCGACGGACGCCGTCTTCTCGAACCCCGACGTCAAGGACATCTACCACGTCCCGCTGATGGTCGAAGACGAGGGGTTAGACGAGTACGTGATGGAGCGGCTCGGACTCGCTGACGAGGCGCTCCCGAAGGCGGAGCGGTCGACCGAGTGGCGCGAGCTGGTCACCCGTGACCGCGACAAGGAGATCGACGTAGCGCTCGTCGGAAAATACGCCTTAGAGGACGCGTACATGTCGATTCACGAGGCGCTGAAACACGCCGGAATCCACACCGAGACGGAGGTGAACGTGCTGTGGGTCGACGCCGACGAGACCACGGATCGCCACGAGGAGCGGCTCGCGTCGGCCGACGCCGTCGTCGTCCCCGGCGGGTTCGGCTCCCGCGGAACGGACGGGAAGATCGAGGCGATTCGGTACGCCCGCGAGAACGACGTGCCCTTCCTCGGGCTCTGCTTGGGCTTCCAGATGGCGGTCGTCGAGCACGCGCGCAACGTGCTCGGGCTGGAGGGCGCGCACTCAGCCGAGATCGACCCGGACACCCCACACCCTGTCATCGATCTCCTTCCCGACCAGTACGAGACGGAAGACATGGGCGGGACGATGCGGCTCGGCGCCCACAAGACCGATATCGAGCCCGGCACGCTCGCGGCGCGGGTGTACGACGCCGACTCGTGTACCGAACGCCACCGCCACCGCTACGAGGTGAACCCCGAGTATATCGACCGGCTAGAGGCCGGTGGGCTCACCTTCTCGGGCCGCGCCGACAACCGGATGGAGATCCTCGAACGCGCGGACCACCCGTTCTTCCTCGGCACGCAGGCGCACCCCGAGTTCCGCTCGCGGCCGGACCGCGCGAGCCCGCCGTTCGTCGCCCTCGTCGAGGCGGCGCTGGGATCGACGGACACAACCGAACGGAACGCGGACGTGAGGCTATAG
- a CDS encoding PAS domain-containing sensor histidine kinase: protein MNRDEGSGSGYAESIVAALGDGAYVLDADRNRVFVNDRLREVTGFSDEVLHGKHPERIVAEGYWDEATGERFRVATERVLAGESDDERVQLTTTLSDGSTVTTETRLTPLTEEAAGGSEGPTEVVGLVGVIRDVTERVERENELARLNERLERLSGFLSHDLKNPLAVARGYLDVARDTGDLDRLDPADDALDRIETLIDEALVMAREPAVIEVDLAPIDLDALATDCWESGDFGDPPADATLVVEEVGPIAADRDLLRRAIGNLLGNAFDHAGDAPAVRVGVDDRGIYVADDGPGLAADERSEHGDVTEFGVSNDGGTGIGLAIVERVAAAHGWTLEIGESADGGFEARLVGAEPTG, encoded by the coding sequence ATGAACCGCGACGAGGGATCCGGATCGGGATACGCCGAGTCGATCGTCGCCGCGCTCGGCGACGGCGCGTACGTCCTCGACGCGGACCGGAACCGCGTGTTCGTCAACGACCGGCTCCGGGAGGTGACGGGGTTCTCCGACGAGGTGCTCCACGGGAAACACCCGGAGCGTATCGTCGCCGAGGGGTACTGGGACGAAGCGACCGGCGAGCGCTTCCGCGTCGCCACGGAGCGCGTGCTCGCGGGCGAGTCCGACGACGAGCGCGTTCAGTTGACGACGACGCTCAGCGACGGGTCGACGGTCACGACCGAGACGCGGCTCACGCCGCTGACCGAAGAGGCCGCCGGCGGTTCGGAAGGTCCCACCGAGGTGGTCGGCCTCGTCGGTGTGATCCGCGACGTGACAGAGCGCGTCGAGCGAGAAAACGAACTCGCACGGCTCAACGAGCGACTCGAACGCCTTTCCGGGTTCCTCTCGCACGACCTCAAGAACCCCCTCGCCGTCGCGCGCGGGTATCTGGATGTGGCCCGTGATACCGGGGACCTCGACCGTCTCGACCCCGCAGATGACGCGCTCGACCGGATCGAGACGCTGATCGACGAGGCGCTCGTGATGGCCAGAGAGCCCGCGGTGATCGAGGTCGATCTCGCTCCGATCGACCTCGACGCGCTCGCGACCGACTGCTGGGAGTCCGGTGACTTCGGCGATCCGCCGGCTGACGCGACGCTCGTCGTCGAGGAGGTCGGTCCGATCGCGGCGGACCGCGACCTGCTCCGGCGGGCGATCGGGAACCTGCTCGGGAACGCGTTCGACCACGCCGGCGACGCGCCCGCGGTTCGGGTCGGCGTCGACGACCGCGGGATCTACGTCGCTGACGACGGGCCGGGACTCGCCGCCGACGAGCGCAGCGAGCACGGCGATGTGACCGAGTTCGGCGTCTCGAACGACGGCGGGACGGGAATCGGGCTCGCCATCGTCGAGCGCGTCGCGGCCGCGCACGGCTGGACGCTGGAGATCGGCGAGTCGGCCGACGGCGGCTTCGAGGCGCGGCTCGTCGGCGCGGAACCGACGGGATAA
- a CDS encoding EamA family transporter: MDAGLLSAIGAAVVWGTYILVLKRFFSGYPPAGLTVLINASAIAWFLPVTVATTDLAVDGTGGVLRAVAGVDPAAVAVVAGTATATAAAFVLFLRAIEDGDVSYVTPINKVVPMFVLPMEVLLLGEVLAPVQVAGVVVATAAVYVANYEPGDLLAPIASAVHSRPAQLALVSAACYAVADLGKRVGLQELAIPGTLWVPLLLAGAGLVLLPSAIRNPPSVTRRDAPKFLAGGALVALGEHLTTVAFAALPASVASPVINTQAIIAVVLGGIVLGERYFRIRLVAALLAVVGVGMIAL; encoded by the coding sequence ATGGACGCCGGCCTCCTCTCCGCGATCGGCGCCGCGGTCGTCTGGGGGACGTACATCCTCGTGCTCAAGCGCTTCTTCTCGGGATATCCGCCCGCCGGGCTCACGGTGCTGATCAACGCCTCGGCGATCGCGTGGTTCCTCCCGGTCACCGTCGCGACGACCGACCTCGCTGTCGACGGGACGGGGGGAGTTCTCCGGGCGGTGGCCGGCGTGGACCCCGCTGCCGTCGCCGTCGTTGCCGGAACCGCGACGGCGACGGCGGCCGCGTTCGTGCTGTTTCTCCGGGCGATCGAGGACGGCGACGTCTCGTACGTGACTCCGATCAACAAGGTCGTCCCGATGTTCGTGCTGCCGATGGAGGTGCTGCTGCTCGGCGAGGTTCTCGCGCCGGTGCAGGTGGCCGGGGTCGTCGTCGCCACGGCGGCCGTGTACGTCGCGAACTACGAGCCGGGGGACCTGCTCGCCCCGATCGCGAGTGCGGTCCACTCACGGCCGGCCCAGCTCGCGTTAGTGAGCGCGGCGTGTTACGCGGTCGCCGACCTCGGGAAGCGGGTGGGGCTTCAGGAGCTCGCGATCCCGGGGACGCTGTGGGTGCCGCTACTGCTCGCGGGCGCCGGGCTCGTGTTGCTCCCGAGCGCGATCCGGAATCCGCCGAGCGTGACGCGCCGTGACGCGCCGAAGTTCCTCGCTGGCGGTGCCCTCGTCGCGCTCGGTGAGCACCTGACCACGGTCGCGTTCGCGGCGCTGCCCGCGAGCGTCGCCTCCCCGGTGATCAACACGCAGGCGATCATCGCCGTCGTGCTCGGTGGGATCGTCCTCGGCGAGCGCTACTTTCGCATCCGACTCGTCGCTGCCCTCCTCGCCGTCGTCGGCGTCGGGATGATCGCGTTGTGA